The segment CGGACACGTGGAAGCCGGCGGCCACCAGGTTGCGGGCCATCGGCGCGCCCATGTTGCCCAGGCCGATGAAAGCGATATGTTGCATGTTCTTGTCTCCCAATTCTTTAATGTAGATCGGCCAATGGATGCTGTGTCCACGGCGCGGCAAAATACTCGTCCAGATACGCATCGCCGACCTCAGCCAGACTGGCTGGCTGCCAGCGCGGCGCGTTGTCCTTGTCGATCAGCAAAGCACGCACGCCTTCGCTGAAATCCCCATGAGCGCAGCATTGCACGGCAACGATCAATTCCAGCTGGAACACTTGCGCCAAACTCATGTGGCGCGTGCGCTCACGCATGGCCCAGACCAATGCGGCCGAGCTGGGGGCGCCCTTGTCCAGCGAGTGGGCCGCCTTTTGCAGCCATGCCACATCGCCGTCATAGGCGGCAATGGCGGCCACCACTTCGGGCAAGGTGGGCGCTTGCGTCAGCGCGGCGATGGCATCGAAGTTGGCGCGCACTTCGGAGACGGGCAGCATGGATGCGGGGGCCGAGAAACCGCGCAGCAAGCGGTCCAGCTGCTCGCTGTTCGCCTGCGAACTGGCTTGCCATTGCGCCAGCGCCAGAGAGTCGAGCACCATGGCGCGCTCTTCCTGGCGCAGGAAATAGTCGCCGAGACCGGTGAACAGGGCGTCGGTCGCGTTCATCGGCGCACCCGTCAGCCCCAGGAACAGGCCGCTGCGGCCCGGCATGCGGCCCAGGAACCAGCTGCCGCCCACGTCCGGGAACAGGCCGATGGTGATTTCCGGCATGGCGATGCGCGTGCTTTCCGTCACGACGCGGTGGCTGGCGCCCGCCATCAGGCCCAGGCCGCCCCCCATGACGATGCCGCCGCCCCACACCAGCAGCGGCTTTACGTACGTATGGATGCGGTGGTCGAGCCGGTATTCCTCGGCAAAGAAGGCCAGCGCCTGCGGGTTCGGCACGACACCGGGCTGCTCGGCAACTGCCGAGCGCAAGCTGCGCACATCGCCGCCCGCGCAAAAGGCCTTGTCGGTCGACGATTGCAGCACCACGCAGGCGATGGCCGCGTCACTGGCCCAGCGCACGAGGGCGCCATCGATGGCGCGTATCATGTCCAGCGTCAATGCATGCAAGGATTTCGGCGCATCGAGGGTGATGACGCCCAGCTTCATGCCACCGGGACAGTCACGCTCCTCCAGTTTCACTGTTTCAACCAAGGTTTCAGCCATTGCGCCACTCCGCCGGACGTTTTTCCAGGAACGCTTGCACGCCCTCTTTCTGGTCTTGCGTATCGAACAGGCCGAGGAACAGGGTGCGCTCGTCGGGCAGGGAATTGACCAGGGGACGGCTGCGCGCGCCCTGGATCAGGGTCTTGCACGCCGTCACGCTGCTGGGGCTTTGGCGCGCCACCTTGGCGGCCAGGGCAAGGGCCGTGGCGGCAGCCTTGCCGGTTGGCACGACTTCCTCGACGAGGCCGATGGCCAGGGCCTTGGCTGCATCGACGCGCTCGCCGCACAGTATCATGCGCTTGGCCCAGCCTTCGCCCACCAGCCACGGCAAGTGCTGCGTGCCGCCCGCGCACGGCAGCAAGCCGACCGATGCTTCCGGCAAGGCCATCTGCGCGTGTTCTTCCGCGATGCGGATGTCGCAGGCCAGCGCGCACTCAAGTCCGCCGCCCATGGCATAGCCATTGATGGCGGCAATACTGACGCCGCGAAACGCGGACAGCGCCTCGAACGCTTGGCCAAAGGCGGCGGCCATGGCGAAGGCCGTGTCCTTGTTACCGTCGGCAAATACGTTCAAGTCGGCGCCGGCCGAGAAGAACTTGGCGCCGCCGCCCGTGATCACGAGCGCGTACACGTCCGGGTCGGCATTCAGGTCAGCCACCAGCTGCGTCAGCGCGTTCAGGCTGGCCAGGGTCCACGTGTGGGCGGGCGGATTGTCGAGGGTCACCAGGGCCGTGTGGCCACGGCGTTCCAGCAGTAAATTTGTATATACTTTGCTCATCGTAAGGTCTCCGTGGCGCCGTCTTTCAAAATCGCTCGCGCGACGATCAGGCGCATGATTTCATTCGTCCCTTCCAGGATCTGGTGCACCCGCGTGTCGCGCACGTGGCGCTCGAGCGGGTACTCGCGGATATAGCCGTAGCCGCCATGCAATTGCAGCGCATCGTTGGCCACATTAAAACCCACATCCGTGGCGAAACGCTTTGCCATGGCGCAATACGCCGTGGCGTCCGGGCTTTCCTGGTCGAGTTTCCAGGCCGCCAGGCGCACCATCTGGCGCGCCGCCACCAGTTCCGTCAGCATGTCGGCCAGCTTGAATTGCAAGGCCTGGAATTGCGCCAGCTCGCGGCCGAACTGCGTGCGCTCCTTCATGTACGCTTGCGCCCGGCTCAAGGCCGCCTGCGCCGTGCCCACCGAGCACACGGCGATATTGATGCGCCCGCCATCGATGCCCTTCATGGCGATGGCA is part of the Janthinobacterium sp. 67 genome and harbors:
- a CDS encoding enoyl-CoA hydratase yields the protein MSKVYTNLLLERRGHTALVTLDNPPAHTWTLASLNALTQLVADLNADPDVYALVITGGGAKFFSAGADLNVFADGNKDTAFAMAAAFGQAFEALSAFRGVSIAAINGYAMGGGLECALACDIRIAEEHAQMALPEASVGLLPCAGGTQHLPWLVGEGWAKRMILCGERVDAAKALAIGLVEEVVPTGKAAATALALAAKVARQSPSSVTACKTLIQGARSRPLVNSLPDERTLFLGLFDTQDQKEGVQAFLEKRPAEWRNG
- a CDS encoding enoyl-CoA hydratase/isomerase family protein; translation: MAETLVETVKLEERDCPGGMKLGVITLDAPKSLHALTLDMIRAIDGALVRWASDAAIACVVLQSSTDKAFCAGGDVRSLRSAVAEQPGVVPNPQALAFFAEEYRLDHRIHTYVKPLLVWGGGIVMGGGLGLMAGASHRVVTESTRIAMPEITIGLFPDVGGSWFLGRMPGRSGLFLGLTGAPMNATDALFTGLGDYFLRQEERAMVLDSLALAQWQASSQANSEQLDRLLRGFSAPASMLPVSEVRANFDAIAALTQAPTLPEVVAAIAAYDGDVAWLQKAAHSLDKGAPSSAALVWAMRERTRHMSLAQVFQLELIVAVQCCAHGDFSEGVRALLIDKDNAPRWQPASLAEVGDAYLDEYFAAPWTQHPLADLH